Genomic window (bacterium):
GATAACTGACGATAATATGGAAACCGGTTGGTGGAGAAAGCAAAAGTAAGCCTGGGAGGTTGAATGTCTGATATAGTTTCTGTTTGGCAGGAATCGTTGAATGTGATCAAAGATCGAGTTACCGGACGTACTATCTGGGAAACGTTAGATGCCATCATACCTATAACCTCTGAAGAAGAAGTTGCGGTTTTGGGCCTCCCCCATGAAAAGTCGAGCCAAGCCGGCCACCTCAATTCCCCTACTACCCGTAATATCATCGAGCAGGTGCTGTCCGGGCGCATGGAAAAACGACTTACGGTTCGGGTGATAGAAGGTACTACTCTTAAAGATTGGGAACATGTCAAAGAAAGAGAAGCAACAGCGCGGCAACTAGAACAACAATCCTATGTTCGTCATCAAACTGAACTCTCCTCCACGGCCATATGGGATGACCTTCATGATCAATGCCAGCGTAAATTCCACGACTTTACTAATCGAAGCCTAGCAAGTGTTCGCGGACAATACCTTATAGAATGTATCAACTTGATTGTCGAGACCCTTCAGAGAGTCGGCGAACCTGATGAGCTCGCTTCTCGTAACTATTCGCGTGTTATGGAAAGAGTCGCCCAAAACACCGACATTCCTTCCGCACTAGTAGCCTATTTCGTACTTGAGAGAATAAGATAAGAAGCGATAAGCTTTCAGCTTCTCTGCTTTTCGCCCCCATAAATCAACCGCCCCGACAATATACTTGTCGGGGCGGTTTTGTGTTAGGTTAGTTTGTTGCTATTAGCGTTTCATGTTGATCAGTTCCTGCATCATGTCATCAACAGTAGTAACAACGCGGGTATTGGCTTGGAAGCCGCGTTGGGTGATAATCATGTTGGTGAACTGGTCTCCGATATCGACGTTAGATTGTTCGAGGTATCCGACGCTGACGGAAGCTCGGCCGTTATCCGTTGGCGCGCCGATTGCTGGTAGACCGGAGTTGTCGGACTGGCGCAGGAAATTATTGCCAGTTCTTTCCAAACCACTCGGGTTGGCAAAAACAGACACTGCAATTCGAGCAAGTGGGCGTGAAAAGCCGTTCGTAAACGTACCGCTAATGATGCCATCCTGACCGACGGTGAACGATGCTAAAGTGCCTGGTTGATACCCATTGGCTTGCCCCGCCTGAACATTTGCAGCCGCTTCAACCTGCTGGATTTGAGTGAAATCGATACTAATAGGGAGCGAACCAGCTCCATTGGTAGGTGTAATTATTACATCTTGAGCTGGCGCAGGGTTGGGTAATACCGCTTGGCCTTCATCATCAAAGTAAAGAGGTGAATTACCTGCTGTGGCGCTGGTGCCAATGGAAACACCGTTTTCTGTTGCGCTCCAATCCCAACTGGAAGATGCCGTTCCGGTGAGGAACGAACCTACTGTATGGTTGGAAAATGTCATTTCGATTTCATGTAATCCGCCTAGACTATCATAGACGGTTGTCCTGACCATTCGGGAATCGGCAGGTATAGCTCTCGCATCTAAGTTTCCTACGAATGGAGCTGAAGTTGTTGCCTGAACGGATGTCAAAACCCCCATCGGGATTTGGATGCCTGATAGGGATGTAACTTGACCGGTCGTATCGATGTCGCCGCTAGCATCAGCGGACCAACCAAGAAGCTTCTGACCCGTACTTCTGTGAACAAGTGTTCCATTTGCGTCCAGCGCGAACGTGCCATCACGTGTGTATGAGATTACATTGCCATCTGTGACCATAAAATAACCCGGTCCCTGAAGGGCAAAGTCCGTCGAACGGTTTGTAGACTGCAGACTTCCCTGATCCTGAATTGTATCAGCTGATGCTACTTGACAACCTAAACCAATTTGCAGAGGGTTTACACCACCTACATTATCGTTGGGACGAGAAGCGCCGGTAACCGTTTGAGCAAGCAGTTCCTGAAAACCCATTCTCGATGCTTTGAATGCGGTTGTGTTGACGTTGGCGATGTTATTACCAATTACGTTCAGTTGAGCTTGGTGTGCCTTGATACTGGCCACACCCGCGAGCATTGCTTGTAACATGAATGACCTCCTGTTTATCTGAGCGTTCAACTTCATTCATGAAGTCGAACATGAAGCCTCCTCGGAAGAGGTCCGGCTTCTTAGTTTTGGTTTTGAATTACACTATTACTGCGCTGTCAATGTTTGTAAACACATTGTCCTTAAGGCTTGCCTTATCAACAGCTGTAATAACTGTCCGGTTGCGAACGCTGACCACTAGCGCAACATCATCCATCAACACTAATGATTCACGTGCCCCTTTGTCGGCGGCCTTCTGAACGCCATCTTCGACACGTTTCCATTGGTTTTGATTGAGCGAGATATCTCTAGACTGCATACGCGTTTGAGCATGCGCCGACACTTTCAGCGCAAGCTGCTGCTGCTGCAAAGCCTCAGCGAATGATCCGCCTTGCTGCAGTGGTCTGCTTTGAGTTGGTATAGTCGCAGGCCCTATCGAACCTGGACGTATGTTGTTAATGCGATTATCTGGCATAGGACTTGCTTTCTACTTTGATATCCCTTCGGATACTGATGTTATCGCTGTAATGTCAATCGACTGAGCGCCTACCATAACACTGATATTGTCACCACTCAGCTTTAGGCTGGTCACTATCCCTGAAACAGATATTCCATTGGTGTCAGTTCCATCGACTTGTTTACCGATGAGTGAAGCTGCTTGGAGCTTTTGCATACTCGTTTGCATCTGTGTGATGCTTTGGATTTGCGTTAGCTGAACAAGTTGCTGTGCCATATCCTTATTATCCATCGGGGATAGTGGATCTTGAGTAGCGAGCTGCGTAACCAGCAGCTTGATAAACCCAGTTTGATCCAACGAAGCCCTGTTTGGATTATTTTCCGGCACTTTATACGGGCTGGTAATACTACTTGTTGCTGATACTGCCATTTATATAACCTCCTTAAACACGTGTATCTAACAGCCCTGTATGCCAGGAGTTAAACGCCGGCATAGAAGCTGTATCGATTGAGATGGTGGCAGATGGGTTGAACGATCGGCGGACAGGAGCCCAATTGGGTGTTTGACCTTGTTGTCCTTGTTGAGCGCTCACATTCACCTGGCCGAGAGATAGTCCCCGCGAGGCCAACGAGTCGCGAAGTTGGTCGAGCGATGAAAGAAGCGCTTGGCGCGTCCCTTCATGTTGAGTGACCACATTCGCATCCACAACTTTGCCCACGGTATGAACAGTTACTTCTACGCTTCCTAGTTGCGGTGGGTCAAGTCGAAGACTAATCGTGCGTTCCTGCCCATTCGCATGAGCCTGAGCGATATAGCGTCCAACCTGCTGTGCCAGAGCAATTCTGTCCACTTCATTAATTTGTCCAAGAGAACTTGCAGCTTCAGCCGCTTTGACGGCATGTTGCTGATAAACCTGTTGGAATTGAGCGGGCGTAGCAAACTTCTGGTCGTTGGGACTTTGCCCACTTTGTTGAGAAGTCCGGTTCGAGTTAGTTGTCTCGACCGGAATATCAGTTGTAGCTGCTTCAGTTGTGATACTTACTGATGCATCTTTAGTTATCGCCGAGACCTGGGGCGCCACGACAGGAACAGCTTCTGCTGCAGGTTGTGTCACATCAACAGCCGTCTTTGAGGGAGTTACGTTGTTGGGTGTATTACCTCTGGGTTCAATTGCTTTACCAAGCACTGCTTCTCTTGCCGATAAGTTATCTGCAATCAAAGGCCGGTTCTCAACTTGAGCTGTCGTTATCTCAGTTATTACAGTATCGGATGAAGCCGTTTGCTTTGGTTCAACTTTCCCTGTTACCGCTTGACGAGTATCCTGAACCTGCTGTACAGGCGCAGTGGATTTCTCTGTGGCGACAAGAGGATCAGCAACAACGTTTTGGGCTACTTTAGTTGTTTCAGCCACTATTTCAGAATTTCCTATATCCGTATTTACTTCAGATATCGGAACATCATCAACAGTAACCAAAGGTTGCGCTTGTGGGATAAGAGATGGTGTAACCGTTTCAACTTTTGGTGTTACAGTTCCAACTTCTTGAGGTTGCGTTTCAGCTACCCCTTTTAGTTCGAATGGTGTCACAGAATTGCCTGCAACCGATTCAACAAAGAGCGCTTCGGCGACTTCATTAGTTAACATCGGTGGTGCAATAACTGGAGCCTCATTTGGCTGTTGTGTTGAAGCCTGCATTGAGGTTGCTGCTATAGGCTGTTGGGATTGAGTTGTTAAGGCTGCTGTTTGCGTTTCAATCATTACGGCTGAAGGCATAACAGATGCCTGTTCTACCGATGGTAGAACGAATAGTTGAGACACAGGCACATCAATTGGCATAACCGAAGCCGTAGCAATCGTGCCAATGGTATTTGTCGATGAGGCAGCCGTTTGCTTCGCGACAGCCTGTGTTAGAGCGCTAAGGGTTTCCTCAACACTCTTAGTTGTTGAATTAGCCGGAGTCGGCGCAACATCTGGGATGATCGGTATAAACTCAGGCGCAATAAAGCACGCGGCAAGTACCGCTATGCTTGTTTCTTGCGCTGAGGATTCGTCGTCCTTAGATGTGGACGGAAGACCTAGTGGCGGGGCATCCGGTTCCTTCGGGTACTGCTCATTTAACACCGTTTCGCCTTGCCCAACCGTCTTCTGCGTTTCCTCGAGGCTTTGTCCAAGCAACTTATCGAATGATTCTGGCTCTTTTGACACTGGCGGAGGGCTTTGGTCAATGTTGACCGGCTGCGCCGCCAGCGTAAACAAAACGCCTTGCAAGATAATTCCCCCTTTAGGGCGCTAGTTGCTCCAAAGTGAATTGTCGGTGATTTTGCGGGGCGCCTTTATGCCTGTCAAGGGGTTTTAGAGAGAATTATTCCTTGACAAATTACTGTCAGTCAGGTATATTGACCTAGCTTACAACGCGGGGTGGAGCAGTCTGGTAGCTCGTCGGGCTCATAACCCGAAGGTCGTTGGTTCAAATCCAACCCCCGCACCCATTTTTCTCTTCTTGTTTGTTTTTCACACCCAAAGCTTTTATTACTATCTCTTTTCCTTTCAGATGCGACGACTTTTCAACCTGTCATCTCATCTACAAATATCTGCTCAGTAAGGCGGGGGTTGGTAAAGGAATAGGAACCACCCTCGATCACTACGTGAGCAGGTCAGATCCTGTGAGTTTTCTGCAAACCAAACACATGACATGTGTACAATAATGAGTATAGAAATTGAGTGGAATTAATAGAGTATTGGCCTTGCAGGAATGCGTTGTGGTTGTTCAGAATGTGGATGGAGATTTATGCGAAAATTCGGAGGGATGATAGATGCCTGATTTAGCTTGTATTGGGTCGTTGGTGGCGGATTTGGTGGGGAAGCCGATTGATGAGTATCCACCACGTGGGCGGTTATCGATTGTGCCTCGAATGGAGCTGCATACCGGCGGTTGTGCGCTTAATAGCGCGGTGGCAGCGAAGAAAATCGGGTTGGATGCTGCCGTTATCGGTAAAGTGGGGGCAGATGGGCTTGGCGAGTATGTTATGAACGTGCTGAGCCGCCAGGGCATCAACGTTACCAACGTGAGCCAGGACCCCAGCGTCAATACTTCCGCTACTATGGTAGTCGTGCATGGAGATGGCGAGCGCTCGTTCATGCACTACATTGGCGCGAACGCGGCATTTACTATCGATGATATGGATTGGGACCTGGTCAAAAACACCAAGATTTTGCATATGGCAAGCGCATTGGTGATGCCGGGTATCGATGGCGAGCCGAGCGCGCAGATTTTGAAGAAGGCAAAAGAACTGGGATGCACCACTGCAATGGATACAACTTATAACCCCGAAAGCGGTTGGATGAAGATGCTTGCGCCGTCATTTCCCTATGTTGATTATTTCCTGCCAAGTATCGAGGAAGCGCGGATGATCACCGGTTGCAACTCGGAACAGGATATGGCGTCGTTCCTTTTGGATAAGGGCGTCAAAGTAGTAGCTCTGAAGATGGGCGAAAACGGCAGCTACGTGCGTTCAAAAGATGTCGATGCCTATATCCCAATCTACAAAGTCGATGCGGTTGATGGAACGGGTGCAGGCGATGCTTATGTGGCCGGTTTCCTATCGGCGATTGTCAAGGGTTGGGATTTAGAACGCGCAGGACGCTTCGCCAGCATGGTAGGCGCCTGCAGTGTCTCCGCCATGGGCGCCACAACCGGTATCCTAAGCATGGAAGATACGCTAATGCGATTTGAAGCCTAAAGGCAGGTCCAACACCCATTTCCCCATTTCCAAGGGGGTCTTCGGAGCACTTCGATACGGCCTAAAGGTCTGCTTAGGGAAGCGGATTTTAGGGATAGATGTGTCATTCTGAGCGATGTGAAGAATCTGTCTGGAAGGTATTGGAGGAGGTTGCTTCGGTACAATCATCCTCGCAATGACACAGAAGAGATATCAAAATGTCAAAGTATGAGAGGTAAATAAATGGCGAAAGAAACAGTCCGTTCTCGGTTCCAAAAAGTTTTGAAGGGTGAGATGCCCGATGATCGGTTGCCGCTAATTGAGTGGACGAATTGGTGGAACCTTACGACTGATGTGTGGGAAAAGCAGGGACTGCCGGCAGGTATGAGCGCTCACGAGATCAAAGAATACTTCGGGCTTGATATGGATTATCAGATTTGGTTTGGTCATGGCAACCCCCCTGAAGGTCTACGGCCTGAAGGGCGTCCCTTAATCGAGAACGAAGATGACTATGAGAGAGTTCGCCCATACCTCTATCCCGATCCGGTTGGGATTAATTATGATCATTGGAATGGAATCGCGCAAAGGCAGGCGGCGGGCGAAGTGGTCATGTGGATGACTATAGAAGGTTTCTTCTGGTGGCCTCGTGTGTTATTCGGGATAGAACCGCACTTCTATGCTTTCTATGACTATCCCGAACTAATGCATCGAATCAATCAGGATGAAGTCGACTATTGCGTTCGCTGCATAAAAGAATTTCTCACCGTCTGCACACCCGAATTTGCAACTTTCGCTGAGGACATGTCCTATAACCACGGTGTCATGTGTTCGAAAGCCCTTTTCGATGAGTTCATTGCACCCTATTACCGCCAGGTGGTTCCGCTTTTAAAGGAGAATGGGATTAGTGTAATCGTCGATAGTGATGGTGATGTCGAGCCGTTAATCCCTTGGATGGAAGAGGTTGGTGTTGAGGGCATATTGCCGTTAGAGCGCATGGCCGGTGTTGATGTCAATCGCATCCGCTCCGAGCGCCCGAATTGGAAGATGTTAGGTGCCTATGACAAAACTATCATGCACAAAGGCGTGGATGCCCTGCGCGCTGAGTTCGAGCGTCTAATGCCCGTTATGAAGAGCGGCTATTTCATCCCTTCTGTCGACCATCAGACCCCGCCTGCAGTCTCGGTTGAAGACTATCGACTCTATATGAAACTTTATCGGGAGTATGCCGAAAAGGCGTGCAAGTAAGACACGGAAAAAACACAATCGGGCGACCCACAGGGTCGCCCGATTTTAGTAAAATTCCCTACGCCGATCTAACGATAATCTTTTCGGGAAGGGGTTCCAGTATTGGCGCTTCTACGTGTTGCCAGACATTTTCGACCCAGTGTTTTCTAGTGGCAAACCCCCATATCAGACCAAAACCGCGCCCAAAGTGGAGGATTGGGAATACGATTGGGCAGAAGAAGGCGGCTACATCCCGGTCACGTTTGAAAAGCTGAAGGCTCGCTAACAACGAGACTGATAAATAAAACGCCGCGCACCCAAAGAATGCCCACATCGCCGGTTTAAATACAATAGCTGCAACTCCTAACACAGTCGCAATTGCTGCGACCAATCCTGGGAATATGTGACGAAGCCCTGCGTTTTCTTTGCTAATTGCTCGGCAATAGGCGTTCCATTTGCCATATTGGAAGCTCTGTCTCCATAACGTCCTGAGACCCGCTCGGCAGTAGTATTTGCACACAATCGCCGGATTCATGTAGATCCCGCCGCCGCTTTTGCGGCTGCGCAGGTTCAATTCGTAGTCTTGATGGCAGGTGAGCTTCTCGTTGAAAAGTCCGACCTTTTCGAAAATCGTTC
Coding sequences:
- a CDS encoding flagellar hook protein FlgE; translation: MLQAMLAGVASIKAHQAQLNVIGNNIANVNTTAFKASRMGFQELLAQTVTGASRPNDNVGGVNPLQIGLGCQVASADTIQDQGSLQSTNRSTDFALQGPGYFMVTDGNVISYTRDGTFALDANGTLVHRSTGQKLLGWSADASGDIDTTGQVTSLSGIQIPMGVLTSVQATTSAPFVGNLDARAIPADSRMVRTTVYDSLGGLHEIEMTFSNHTVGSFLTGTASSSWDWSATENGVSIGTSATAGNSPLYFDDEGQAVLPNPAPAQDVIITPTNGAGSLPISIDFTQIQQVEAAANVQAGQANGYQPGTLASFTVGQDGIISGTFTNGFSRPLARIAVSVFANPSGLERTGNNFLRQSDNSGLPAIGAPTDNGRASVSVGYLEQSNVDIGDQFTNMIITQRGFQANTRVVTTVDDMMQELINMKR
- a CDS encoding TIGR02530 family flagellar biosynthesis protein: MPDNRINNIRPGSIGPATIPTQSRPLQQGGSFAEALQQQQLALKVSAHAQTRMQSRDISLNQNQWKRVEDGVQKAADKGARESLVLMDDVALVVSVRNRTVITAVDKASLKDNVFTNIDSAVIV
- a CDS encoding flagellar hook capping FlgD N-terminal domain-containing protein — its product is MAVSATSSITSPYKVPENNPNRASLDQTGFIKLLVTQLATQDPLSPMDNKDMAQQLVQLTQIQSITQMQTSMQKLQAASLIGKQVDGTDTNGISVSGIVTSLKLSGDNISVMVGAQSIDITAITSVSEGISK
- a CDS encoding flagellar hook-length control protein FliK; the encoded protein is MQGVLFTLAAQPVNIDQSPPPVSKEPESFDKLLGQSLEETQKTVGQGETVLNEQYPKEPDAPPLGLPSTSKDDESSAQETSIAVLAACFIAPEFIPIIPDVAPTPANSTTKSVEETLSALTQAVAKQTAASSTNTIGTIATASVMPIDVPVSQLFVLPSVEQASVMPSAVMIETQTAALTTQSQQPIAATSMQASTQQPNEAPVIAPPMLTNEVAEALFVESVAGNSVTPFELKGVAETQPQEVGTVTPKVETVTPSLIPQAQPLVTVDDVPISEVNTDIGNSEIVAETTKVAQNVVADPLVATEKSTAPVQQVQDTRQAVTGKVEPKQTASSDTVITEITTAQVENRPLIADNLSAREAVLGKAIEPRGNTPNNVTPSKTAVDVTQPAAEAVPVVAPQVSAITKDASVSITTEAATTDIPVETTNSNRTSQQSGQSPNDQKFATPAQFQQVYQQHAVKAAEAASSLGQINEVDRIALAQQVGRYIAQAHANGQERTISLRLDPPQLGSVEVTVHTVGKVVDANVVTQHEGTRQALLSSLDQLRDSLASRGLSLGQVNVSAQQGQQGQTPNWAPVRRSFNPSATISIDTASMPAFNSWHTGLLDTRV
- a CDS encoding carbohydrate kinase family protein, which produces MPDLACIGSLVADLVGKPIDEYPPRGRLSIVPRMELHTGGCALNSAVAAKKIGLDAAVIGKVGADGLGEYVMNVLSRQGINVTNVSQDPSVNTSATMVVVHGDGERSFMHYIGANAAFTIDDMDWDLVKNTKILHMASALVMPGIDGEPSAQILKKAKELGCTTAMDTTYNPESGWMKMLAPSFPYVDYFLPSIEEARMITGCNSEQDMASFLLDKGVKVVALKMGENGSYVRSKDVDAYIPIYKVDAVDGTGAGDAYVAGFLSAIVKGWDLERAGRFASMVGACSVSAMGATTGILSMEDTLMRFEA
- a CDS encoding uroporphyrinogen decarboxylase family protein, with product MAKETVRSRFQKVLKGEMPDDRLPLIEWTNWWNLTTDVWEKQGLPAGMSAHEIKEYFGLDMDYQIWFGHGNPPEGLRPEGRPLIENEDDYERVRPYLYPDPVGINYDHWNGIAQRQAAGEVVMWMTIEGFFWWPRVLFGIEPHFYAFYDYPELMHRINQDEVDYCVRCIKEFLTVCTPEFATFAEDMSYNHGVMCSKALFDEFIAPYYRQVVPLLKENGISVIVDSDGDVEPLIPWMEEVGVEGILPLERMAGVDVNRIRSERPNWKMLGAYDKTIMHKGVDALRAEFERLMPVMKSGYFIPSVDHQTPPAVSVEDYRLYMKLYREYAEKACK
- a CDS encoding glycosyltransferase family 2 protein, with the protein product MMYEDRSEEFPFVSVIIPVRNEEKYIRQCMQSLLMNDYPPDRIEFIIVDGASTDRTRDAVFEMLAVDPRIKLLNNPNRTVPYSMNIGIRAAEGEYIVRVDAHAEYCRDYIRKSIETLQDTGAANVGGVWVVRPASKGFIARAIALAQTHIFGVGNSSYRVSMRKGYKDTVPFGAFRRTIFEKVGLFNEKLTCHQDYELNLRSRKSGGGIYMNPAIVCKYYCRAGLRTLWRQSFQYGKWNAYCRAISKENAGLRHIFPGLVAAIATVLGVAAIVFKPAMWAFFGCAAFYLSVSLLASLQLFKRDRDVAAFFCPIVFPILHFGRGFGLIWGFATRKHWVENVWQHVEAPILEPLPEKIIVRSA